From the genome of Lentilactobacillus buchneri, one region includes:
- a CDS encoding peptidoglycan recognition protein family protein encodes MKNVVNNFKAATNEMVKKVFLAMVTILVSVLMLGSVNSQASSKVNNYIASHNISHNQVSSKIWGGFPHYKYRHGKNKPEGVVVHETGNSHSTIFGEIAYMKKNYRNAFVHTFVDDDHIINIASTKYLCWGVGYPGNARFVQFEQVEMHSKKSFAGEVENAAYYTAYILHKYHLKPNDAVYDGHGTVWSHGAVAHYLGGSDHTDPKGYYANRGKKYFHQSYTMAQFYQLVLTNYHNL; translated from the coding sequence ATGAAAAACGTAGTAAATAATTTCAAAGCGGCGACAAATGAAATGGTTAAAAAAGTTTTTTTAGCAATGGTGACAATCTTAGTTTCAGTTCTAATGCTTGGGTCGGTCAATTCTCAGGCCAGTTCCAAAGTGAATAACTACATAGCAAGTCACAATATTTCTCACAATCAAGTCTCAAGCAAGATTTGGGGCGGTTTTCCACATTATAAATACCGTCACGGTAAAAATAAGCCTGAGGGCGTGGTCGTTCATGAAACCGGGAACTCCCACTCCACGATTTTTGGCGAAATTGCGTACATGAAGAAGAATTACCGAAACGCCTTTGTCCACACTTTTGTCGATGACGACCACATTATTAACATTGCCAGCACCAAGTATCTCTGCTGGGGCGTCGGCTATCCCGGCAATGCCCGCTTTGTTCAATTTGAACAGGTCGAAATGCACAGTAAGAAATCATTCGCCGGTGAGGTGGAAAACGCTGCTTACTATACGGCCTATATTTTGCACAAATATCACCTTAAGCCCAATGACGCGGTATACGACGGCCACGGCACCGTCTGGTCTCATGGTGCTGTTGCCCATTATCTTGGCGGGTCTGACCATACCGATCCAAAGGGATATTATGCCAATCGCGGCAAAAAATACTTCCACCAATCTTATACCATGGCACAATTTTATCAGCTGGTGTTGACCAACTATCACAACCTTTAA
- a CDS encoding isochorismatase family protein, translated as MTSFDKRGADDRLLSPDNAVLTIIDYQPVQIGSIGSMRHADLLKNAEMVVEAAKLFKLPIVLSTVNAHNQRNSDTVKPLKDLIGDTPSYDRSSINAWEDKDYNDAIKATGRKKIIILALWTEACLTFPTIDAIAEGFDVYPVVDAVGGTSTIAHETALRRVEQAGAHLITIPQLVCELQRDWNRQDTVPGFVKLLQENGAFTNLQ; from the coding sequence ATGACAAGTTTTGACAAACGAGGCGCAGACGACCGCTTACTATCACCTGACAATGCCGTTTTAACAATCATTGATTACCAACCAGTGCAAATTGGTTCAATTGGTTCGATGCGGCATGCGGACTTACTGAAGAATGCAGAAATGGTTGTGGAAGCAGCCAAACTCTTTAAACTGCCAATTGTGCTTTCGACAGTGAATGCCCATAATCAACGCAATTCAGATACTGTTAAACCACTGAAAGACTTGATAGGCGACACCCCTTCCTACGACCGTTCTTCCATCAATGCTTGGGAAGACAAGGATTACAATGATGCAATCAAGGCAACCGGCCGGAAAAAGATTATTATTTTAGCCTTATGGACCGAAGCTTGTCTCACGTTCCCAACCATCGATGCCATCGCTGAAGGCTTTGATGTCTACCCAGTTGTCGACGCAGTCGGCGGCACGTCCACGATCGCGCACGAAACTGCCTTGCGTCGAGTTGAACAAGCCGGCGCTCACCTGATTACGATTCCACAATTAGTCTGCGAACTGCAGCGGGATTGGAACCGTCAAGATACCGTTCCTGGATTTGTGAAATTGCTTCAAGAAAACGGCGCATTTACTAATTTACAATAA
- the brnQ gene encoding branched-chain amino acid transport system II carrier protein produces the protein MQELHDLNPNPLRKRDYFVVSSMLFGLFFGAGNLIFPIHLGQLAGAHWLLAAVGFLVTAVLLPLLSVLAISVTHSEGVYDVGKPLGPVFALTFMVLIHATIGPLFGTPRTATVPFTVGVQPLLPSSMAHVGLLVFSAVFFGLAFLVSYKESNVMTSVGKVLNPVFLLLLFSVFALGFANPMGVAGKQAVTAAYKSDSFFNGFLQGYNTMDALAGLAFGVTVVTAVRQLGKTKPSSNAKVTAKAGVFATGAIGLIYLGLIWLGATTLSTYKASADGGVAFNQLVTYYLGGLGHALLATLLTVTCLTTAVGLVAAFAQDFHNHFSKVSYRGWLGFMCVASFATANFGLDTIIQWSTPMLMFLYPFAMVLILLSVFSPLFNRDPLVYALVVGFTTVPALLDMVAAFPPVVSQSAFGQALGAFQQHVLPFANLGMDWVVPAAAGAVLGLGLHFLRPVLGRAKAPSSEENND, from the coding sequence ATGCAGGAATTACATGACTTAAATCCAAACCCGTTACGGAAACGCGATTATTTCGTCGTCAGCTCAATGTTATTTGGCCTCTTTTTCGGGGCTGGGAATTTGATTTTCCCAATTCATTTGGGTCAATTGGCTGGGGCTCACTGGCTGCTTGCGGCGGTTGGCTTTTTAGTGACTGCGGTTTTGCTGCCGCTGTTGTCGGTACTGGCAATCAGTGTCACTCACTCTGAAGGGGTCTATGACGTTGGTAAGCCGCTTGGTCCCGTGTTTGCCTTGACATTCATGGTATTAATTCACGCAACCATCGGCCCATTATTTGGAACCCCACGGACAGCCACGGTGCCATTTACCGTCGGAGTGCAGCCACTGCTGCCGTCATCAATGGCGCATGTTGGCCTGTTAGTCTTTTCCGCCGTATTCTTTGGCTTAGCTTTTCTGGTTTCTTATAAGGAATCTAACGTCATGACGTCAGTTGGAAAAGTGCTCAATCCAGTCTTTTTATTGCTATTATTCAGTGTTTTTGCATTAGGATTTGCCAATCCGATGGGCGTTGCCGGCAAACAAGCCGTCACCGCTGCTTACAAGAGTGATTCCTTCTTCAATGGTTTCCTGCAAGGGTATAACACCATGGATGCTCTGGCTGGCCTGGCATTTGGGGTTACCGTCGTCACGGCTGTTCGCCAGTTGGGAAAGACCAAGCCCAGCAGTAATGCCAAGGTGACTGCTAAAGCCGGGGTCTTCGCAACGGGGGCCATTGGCTTGATCTACCTCGGGTTGATCTGGTTGGGTGCCACGACACTTTCAACGTATAAAGCATCTGCCGACGGTGGTGTGGCCTTCAACCAATTGGTAACTTATTACCTGGGTGGTCTGGGTCATGCTCTGCTTGCCACTTTGTTAACCGTCACTTGTTTAACGACTGCCGTTGGACTGGTGGCTGCCTTTGCACAAGATTTTCATAATCATTTCTCTAAGGTCAGCTATCGCGGCTGGTTAGGCTTTATGTGTGTCGCATCGTTTGCGACTGCGAACTTTGGCCTCGATACGATTATCCAGTGGTCGACACCAATGCTGATGTTCTTGTACCCATTCGCAATGGTTTTGATCTTGCTGTCCGTCTTCTCACCGTTGTTCAACCGTGATCCACTGGTTTATGCACTGGTCGTTGGCTTCACCACGGTCCCAGCCTTGCTGGACATGGTTGCTGCTTTCCCACCAGTCGTGAGTCAAAGTGCCTTTGGTCAGGCGTTGGGTGCTTTCCAGCAGCACGTATTGCCATTTGCTAATCTGGGGATGGATTGGGTGGTTCCCGCTGCTGCCGGTGCCGTCTTGGGACTTGGCCTGCATTTTCTCCGGCCGGTTTTGGGCAGAGCCAAAGCACCTTCATCTGAAGAAAATAATGATTAA
- a CDS encoding helix-turn-helix domain-containing protein, which produces MNVSQKIQYCRTLRNLTQDEVGNLLHVSRKTISGWETGRSSPDILSLVKLCNLFDISLDDLLRDEHMIDRDYHG; this is translated from the coding sequence ATGAATGTTTCACAGAAAATACAATATTGCAGAACACTAAGAAATCTTACACAAGATGAAGTCGGAAATTTGTTGCACGTATCGAGAAAGACAATTTCAGGCTGGGAAACAGGAAGGAGTTCTCCAGATATTCTCAGCTTAGTCAAACTTTGCAATCTTTTTGACATTTCTCTTGATGATTTGCTACGTGACGAACATATGATTGATCGTGATTACCATGGATAG
- a CDS encoding peptide cleavage/export ABC transporter has protein sequence MMWNHYYVSQLDETDCGAAALAMILKYYGSRVSISTIRKYAQTDKNGTTALGLIHAATHFNLAPKAIKTNISFLKGNIPDIPIPFIAHVNKKYGQHYVVVCKLSKSTVTIADPDPSIKTVRMSYNSFGKDWTGISLHMTPTDKYTVIKEDTNDLRSTSKLLFRQKGIIASVLLATMLSTLITISGAFFLKQIIDSMVKKGQADVLCATALSLLLAYIFHGFFTYTQEYLSMVLGQRVSLEILLKYIRHLFKLPMAFFEERKIGEITSRFSDAETIISTLSRTVVITILDSGVIIITGIVLSCINMRLFILSAIGIPAYIIIMLIFYKPFHKYNYNRMEKNSDLNSQLIEDLRGMESIKSLNAEDKMYETLDKKFVNTLRADHQYNVAVILQESLKSTTGLILSLLVLYSGAKMAINGQITVGQLVAFNSLMGYFIGPFESIINLQNNLQHAGTASSRLNQILHIPIDQQTNQSIRNSENKDQSTLNFIQYSNVSFEYKYGQPILKQINLTINRNESTAIIGSSGSGKTTLLKLLIKFYLPSTGTIMINDYSTTTAPTSELRKYIAYNPQTPYIFSGSVLDNILLGTKNDKTLAQVKKAAQLAEIDEEIKRLPKGYLTILSEDTGLSGGQMQRLAIARAIISDAKVLVFDESTSNLDVLTEKKILTNLRSLPNKTIVYIAHRLEVAQAADRIIVMDNGTIVESGTHSQLLRNRNKYYNLIKEK, from the coding sequence ATGATGTGGAATCATTATTATGTCAGTCAATTAGATGAAACAGACTGTGGGGCTGCAGCTCTGGCGATGATATTGAAGTATTATGGGTCACGAGTATCAATATCAACAATTCGTAAATATGCACAAACAGACAAAAATGGTACCACTGCACTGGGTCTAATTCACGCAGCAACACATTTTAATTTAGCCCCAAAGGCAATAAAAACGAACATATCATTTTTAAAAGGAAATATACCAGATATTCCGATCCCTTTTATTGCCCACGTTAATAAAAAATATGGACAGCATTATGTCGTAGTATGTAAATTGTCAAAGTCCACAGTCACCATTGCAGATCCTGACCCATCTATAAAAACTGTTCGTATGTCATACAATTCATTTGGTAAGGATTGGACAGGCATTTCACTTCACATGACTCCAACTGATAAATACACCGTAATCAAAGAAGATACTAACGATCTTAGGTCGACTTCAAAATTACTTTTTAGGCAAAAAGGAATCATCGCTTCCGTACTCTTAGCAACTATGTTATCAACATTGATAACAATTAGTGGGGCATTTTTTTTAAAGCAGATTATTGATTCAATGGTTAAAAAAGGGCAGGCCGATGTATTATGTGCCACTGCACTCTCATTATTACTAGCCTACATTTTCCATGGCTTCTTCACTTACACTCAAGAGTACTTATCAATGGTTCTTGGGCAGCGAGTATCTCTAGAAATTTTGTTGAAATATATTCGCCACCTATTCAAACTACCAATGGCATTTTTTGAAGAAAGAAAGATCGGCGAAATCACATCACGGTTTTCAGATGCCGAAACGATTATTTCGACTTTATCTCGAACAGTAGTTATCACAATTTTGGACAGTGGTGTAATTATCATCACTGGAATTGTCTTATCTTGTATTAATATGAGGCTTTTTATATTATCCGCAATTGGCATTCCCGCTTATATTATAATTATGCTTATCTTTTATAAACCCTTCCACAAATATAATTACAATCGAATGGAGAAAAATTCAGACCTTAATTCTCAACTTATTGAAGATCTAAGGGGAATGGAGTCGATAAAATCGCTGAATGCTGAGGACAAAATGTATGAAACCCTTGACAAAAAGTTTGTAAATACCTTGCGAGCTGATCACCAATATAATGTTGCCGTTATATTGCAAGAGTCATTAAAGTCTACAACTGGGTTAATTTTGAGTTTACTTGTACTTTATTCCGGAGCAAAGATGGCAATTAATGGTCAAATTACAGTTGGACAGTTAGTAGCATTTAATTCGTTAATGGGATATTTCATTGGTCCTTTTGAATCAATAATTAATCTGCAGAACAATCTTCAACATGCAGGAACTGCCAGTTCGCGGCTAAATCAAATATTGCACATACCGATAGATCAACAAACCAATCAGAGTATTAGAAATTCTGAGAATAAGGACCAGTCTACTCTAAACTTTATTCAATATTCTAATGTTTCTTTTGAATACAAGTACGGCCAACCAATCTTAAAACAAATAAACCTAACTATTAATCGTAACGAATCAACAGCAATTATCGGATCTAGCGGATCAGGGAAAACAACTCTACTAAAATTATTGATAAAATTTTATTTACCATCGACTGGAACTATCATGATCAATGACTATAGTACAACTACTGCCCCAACATCAGAATTGCGGAAATATATTGCATATAATCCTCAGACGCCGTATATATTTTCAGGTTCGGTACTCGATAACATTTTACTTGGGACAAAAAATGATAAAACCCTTGCCCAAGTAAAAAAGGCTGCACAATTAGCTGAAATTGATGAAGAGATCAAAAGGCTTCCTAAGGGATATCTAACTATCTTATCAGAAGACACCGGTTTATCAGGAGGACAAATGCAAAGACTTGCAATCGCTCGTGCAATAATAAGCGACGCAAAGGTGTTAGTATTTGATGAATCAACTAGCAACTTAGATGTATTGACCGAAAAGAAAATACTCACTAATTTGCGATCACTTCCAAACAAAACAATAGTTTATATTGCACATAGATTGGAAGTCGCACAGGCTGCAGATCGCATCATTGTGATGGATAATGGAACGATCGTTGAAAGTGGTACTCATTCCCAATTACTACGCAACAGAAACAAATACTATAACTTGATAAAGGAAAAGTAG
- a CDS encoding 2-hydroxyacid dehydrogenase family protein — MSKVLIAGRIPEHALNILKDAGLDIDVFDDSQNLITKDELSKRVADKDFLITPLSTKVDSDVIDAAPNLKLIANYGAGFNNIDTDYAKSKGIPVTNTPKVSTTSTAEVTCALMISLAHRVVEGDQLMRTKGFTGWAPLFFLGHELAGKTLGIIGMGQIGQAVAKRMHAFDMKILYNQRHQLDSATEEKLGAKFTTVDEIVKNADVITLHAPATPETHHLLGAEQFKEMKNSAMLINAARGPLIDETALLTALQNGEIAGAGLDVYEAEPKVDDGFKALKNVILTPHIGNATVEARDAMAEIVAKNTVAMDKGDKPDYIVNGVEL; from the coding sequence ATGTCTAAAGTTTTAATTGCAGGTCGAATTCCAGAGCATGCCTTGAACATTCTCAAGGATGCCGGATTAGACATTGATGTATTTGATGACAGTCAAAATCTGATTACCAAGGATGAACTCAGCAAGCGGGTTGCTGACAAAGACTTCTTGATCACACCACTTTCCACGAAAGTTGATTCTGATGTAATCGACGCCGCCCCAAACCTCAAGCTGATTGCCAACTATGGTGCCGGATTCAATAACATCGACACTGATTATGCCAAATCAAAGGGTATTCCAGTGACCAACACACCAAAGGTTTCGACCACTTCAACCGCGGAAGTCACATGTGCTTTGATGATTAGTTTGGCCCACCGAGTCGTTGAAGGTGACCAACTCATGCGGACCAAGGGCTTCACTGGCTGGGCACCACTGTTCTTCTTGGGTCACGAACTCGCAGGCAAAACTTTGGGAATCATCGGTATGGGCCAAATTGGTCAGGCGGTTGCCAAACGAATGCACGCATTTGATATGAAGATTCTCTACAACCAACGTCATCAACTTGATTCAGCAACCGAAGAAAAATTAGGTGCTAAATTTACCACCGTTGATGAAATCGTCAAGAACGCCGACGTCATTACCCTTCACGCCCCGGCAACTCCAGAAACCCATCATCTTCTAGGAGCTGAGCAGTTCAAAGAAATGAAGAACAGCGCAATGCTGATCAATGCTGCCCGTGGACCGCTAATTGACGAAACCGCATTATTAACCGCTTTGCAAAACGGTGAAATTGCCGGTGCCGGCCTGGATGTTTATGAAGCCGAACCAAAAGTTGACGATGGCTTTAAAGCATTGAAGAACGTCATCTTAACACCACATATTGGTAACGCAACTGTTGAAGCACGTGATGCCATGGCTGAGATTGTTGCGAAGAATACTGTGGCAATGGACAAGGGCGATAAGCCGGATTACATTGTCAACGGCGTTGAACTTTAA
- a CDS encoding ISL3 family transposase, producing MSNDTTKMLLGIDDEHLIIEEGQVGDDGVIRLVGSLNYTPKACRNCGIINDHQIIGYGWRKTTIRFAKTLGSTVILCLNRRNFHCKACHTNFLAQTNAVPKHCTISNTTRKQCLEKLTEPVSLKHIADELSTSDSFVGRQLLRAERDFQTNWHYLPKVLLMDEVKSTKSATDAMSFEFMDAETHELIDLLPFRTIYQLQKYFQHYDQAARENVKIIVTDMNYTYPKLVGQIFPNAIVVIDPFHLVNALNRAFNKTRVRLMKTLATSSREYHALKRYWKLLLTPENHLNYEAFRKWTNFPYPATATDVVDALLDIDPELKQTYNVMNRLRETIKNRDWPNYNQVFHHLEGCSEEMLATLQTLATHHDEIGNTFTHHYTNGPLEGSNNKIKVIKRTGFGYRNFFRFRLRVLFAFRVHTKRALITK from the coding sequence ATGTCAAATGATACTACGAAAATGTTGTTAGGAATAGATGATGAACACTTAATAATTGAGGAAGGACAAGTGGGTGATGATGGAGTGATTCGATTGGTGGGGTCCCTAAACTACACCCCCAAGGCATGCCGCAATTGTGGGATTATCAATGATCACCAAATTATTGGCTATGGTTGGCGGAAGACCACCATTAGATTCGCAAAAACATTGGGCAGCACCGTTATCCTGTGTCTCAATCGGCGAAACTTTCACTGTAAGGCTTGTCATACCAATTTCCTGGCGCAGACGAATGCGGTGCCGAAACACTGCACGATTTCAAATACGACCCGCAAACAATGCTTAGAAAAACTGACCGAACCGGTTTCGCTCAAACACATTGCCGATGAGTTATCCACTTCGGATTCATTCGTTGGTCGGCAGCTCTTGCGCGCTGAACGGGACTTTCAAACCAACTGGCACTATTTACCAAAAGTTCTCCTCATGGACGAAGTTAAAAGCACTAAGAGCGCCACCGACGCGATGAGCTTTGAATTTATGGATGCGGAAACCCACGAATTGATCGACCTGTTACCCTTTAGGACCATCTATCAGCTTCAAAAGTATTTCCAGCATTACGACCAGGCTGCGCGAGAAAATGTGAAAATTATCGTCACCGATATGAACTATACCTATCCCAAATTGGTGGGGCAGATCTTTCCGAACGCCATCGTTGTCATCGATCCGTTCCACTTGGTTAACGCTTTAAATCGAGCTTTTAATAAGACGCGGGTGCGCCTCATGAAAACCCTGGCGACTTCCTCACGCGAGTATCACGCCCTAAAACGCTATTGGAAACTATTATTAACGCCGGAAAATCACCTCAACTACGAAGCTTTCCGTAAGTGGACAAACTTCCCTTATCCAGCGACTGCCACTGATGTGGTTGATGCTTTATTGGACATTGATCCCGAGCTCAAGCAAACTTACAACGTGATGAATCGGTTACGTGAAACCATCAAAAACCGTGATTGGCCCAACTATAATCAAGTATTCCATCACTTAGAGGGCTGCTCGGAAGAGATGTTGGCAACCCTCCAGACCCTAGCGACTCATCATGATGAAATTGGCAATACCTTTACTCACCATTACACCAACGGGCCCTTAGAAGGTTCAAACAACAAGATTAAAGTCATTAAACGCACTGGATTTGGTTACCGAAACTTCTTCAGATTCCGGCTAAGAGTGCTGTTCGCTTTTCGAGTTCATACAAAAAGAGCTCTAATCACCAAGTGA
- a CDS encoding PucR family transcriptional regulator: MIDLQKIANKEQKYIVQVNQVPLANRKVNAITIMDSGTADGWAQAGQIVITSSRMMPEKIETAKTLIHQLVEKQASCLMIKPYADNEESDIPQTLIDYCTHLAFPLFQIRENTTYIQIMNDINAILFEGRRINKMADLDLDYLLKTNSASDKDFDFISSLKNVDLYSLKVRVARISLSEMPKPSERIAVQFNLMNQIRAFFDRVQQEKRIKTYFIVESADGATAISFFDHEQMELPPDDRIPFKRLISNVRIPRFTVYEGVSNAHPAKKIHRSYIEASFGINIAKTLDWSRRPIFYRDVSLWDLVKKLSRVQDSRLYPEEMDQLLENHEMFETIREFFRQNESVKKTSQALITHPNTVRYRLEMIYKRTGLDYRLTNDKFLIYIAFIKKLLAKVNNE; this comes from the coding sequence GTGATTGATTTGCAGAAAATCGCCAATAAAGAGCAAAAGTACATTGTTCAAGTCAACCAGGTACCGTTGGCCAATCGCAAGGTCAACGCGATTACCATTATGGACAGCGGCACGGCTGACGGCTGGGCACAGGCCGGTCAAATCGTGATTACCAGTTCTCGGATGATGCCCGAAAAGATTGAGACAGCCAAAACGTTGATTCACCAATTAGTGGAAAAACAAGCCAGCTGCTTGATGATTAAGCCTTACGCAGACAATGAGGAATCAGACATCCCCCAGACGTTAATCGATTACTGTACGCACTTAGCCTTCCCGCTATTTCAAATTCGGGAAAATACCACCTACATTCAAATCATGAATGACATTAACGCCATTCTGTTTGAGGGCCGCCGGATCAATAAGATGGCCGATTTGGATCTGGACTATTTATTAAAAACCAATTCCGCTTCGGATAAAGACTTCGACTTCATCTCCAGTTTGAAGAATGTTGACCTATACAGTCTCAAAGTGAGAGTCGCCAGAATCTCATTATCGGAAATGCCCAAACCAAGTGAACGAATTGCTGTCCAGTTCAACCTGATGAATCAAATCCGGGCGTTTTTTGACCGAGTCCAACAGGAAAAACGAATCAAAACCTACTTTATCGTTGAATCAGCTGATGGTGCGACCGCGATTTCCTTCTTTGACCACGAACAAATGGAATTGCCGCCCGATGACCGCATTCCTTTTAAACGGCTGATTAGTAATGTCCGCATTCCTCGTTTTACCGTCTACGAGGGCGTCTCCAATGCCCACCCGGCCAAAAAAATTCATCGCTCCTATATTGAGGCCAGCTTCGGCATCAACATCGCTAAAACCTTGGACTGGTCACGACGGCCAATCTTTTACCGGGACGTCAGCCTGTGGGACCTGGTGAAAAAGCTCTCAAGAGTTCAAGATAGTCGTCTGTACCCGGAAGAGATGGACCAGTTATTGGAGAATCATGAGATGTTTGAAACCATCCGGGAATTTTTCAGACAAAACGAATCCGTCAAAAAGACCAGTCAAGCTCTGATTACGCATCCCAACACCGTTCGTTATCGGCTGGAGATGATCTACAAACGAACTGGTCTGGATTACCGGCTGACCAATGACAAGTTTTTAATCTACATTGCCTTTATTAAAAAGTTATTAGCCAAAGTGAATAATGAATGA
- a CDS encoding SDR family oxidoreductase, with amino-acid sequence MAVTATLTLITGADKGIGFETAMALAKLGQHVLLGSRHQDQGQQAVDKIRQAGYDAELVILDVTKQSDIDRAKARIDEKYGYLDVLINNAGIALDNHENAETLSTNVIRAEFDVNFFGTVSMIQAFIPLLKKSKSAKIINVSSNMGSLGLASDPNSRFYHVSSLGYQSSKAAVNFATITFAKELKDTHITVNSVNPGWTATSFGGRDVSQPVPQGMQSVHQGAQQIIKLASDPTNELNGTFTENEGTLPW; translated from the coding sequence ATTGCAGTGACTGCAACTTTAACTTTAATTACCGGTGCTGATAAGGGGATCGGCTTTGAAACGGCGATGGCGTTAGCTAAACTCGGCCAACATGTCTTATTGGGATCCCGCCATCAGGATCAAGGGCAGCAAGCCGTTGATAAAATCCGGCAGGCAGGTTATGATGCCGAGCTGGTGATTTTGGATGTTACCAAACAAAGTGATATTGACCGAGCCAAGGCAAGAATTGATGAAAAATACGGTTACCTGGATGTTTTGATTAATAACGCTGGGATTGCTTTGGATAATCACGAAAACGCCGAAACTTTGTCCACGAATGTGATCCGGGCTGAGTTTGATGTTAATTTCTTCGGCACCGTCAGCATGATCCAGGCATTTATTCCGCTGCTAAAGAAATCCAAGTCTGCCAAGATTATCAACGTTTCCAGCAATATGGGCTCGCTGGGGCTGGCGTCAGATCCGAATTCGCGCTTCTATCACGTTAGCTCCCTGGGCTATCAATCCTCCAAAGCGGCGGTGAACTTCGCCACGATTACATTTGCCAAAGAGCTCAAGGATACCCACATCACAGTCAATTCTGTTAACCCGGGATGGACCGCAACTTCCTTTGGCGGCCGTGATGTCAGCCAGCCGGTGCCACAAGGGATGCAGTCGGTCCACCAGGGGGCCCAGCAGATTATCAAGCTCGCCAGTGATCCTACCAATGAACTGAATGGGACGTTTACCGAGAATGAGGGGACGCTTCCCTGGTAA